A stretch of DNA from Megalops cyprinoides isolate fMegCyp1 chromosome 17, fMegCyp1.pri, whole genome shotgun sequence:
ATTGGGGGGGCAGAGACCGAGGGAGGCATTAAAGCTGTATATTGAGATGGTTTTTATATCATATTTACAAACAATGCAATTCAAGCACGAATGGTGGAATGGAATTCCGCAGTACAATATATTACTGACACCAGTGTATACTTGCCTGTCTATCAGGTGATAGGCCTGAGGCTGCCATGTAACTGCTGCcaatggttttgattttttcaaTGTCATTAAAGTAGGACTCCTCCAGCAGCTAAAGTGAACAGAAAGAGTTCAGGGTCACGGTCAGTCGCTGGAATTGTGTCCCAGCACCTCAACAAAACCTGACATAATTAGCCACCTAAGAAGGCCAAGGTCAAGCCACCAAGATCGCAGTAAGCCAAATTTAGATCAGCCCTTAAGGTAAAGTCACATTTGCCCCAAGTCAGAGCCATTAGAAAGGAATGTGATTCACATCTTTGGAATAATACGTCTCGCACAGTTCAAATGCACTGTGTTAAATGTCTGCAGCCGAGCTAAAGGTGCGCTGAGCCGCTCGACCGCCTCGCCCACCTCGTCAAAGTCAGCGATGATCTCGTTCAGCAGCCGCAGGCACTCCACCCCCTGCTGCTTGATCTCCATCTGCTCGTAGTAGTCGTTGAATCCGGGAATGGAGGCAAACATCACCCCTACCTCATCGTAGGACTGGGAGTAGAGGTCCTGCcgtggagggagaggaaaagaaagctTGTATTATCATTTCCGGACACCACCTGTGTGTAACAGAATTCAGATCAAAAGAAATGCCAAACTATAATTCAATACAGCTAATGGCTCTATGCACTAAGTATGGCACTGAAATTTTTAGTGCCACTAGgtcagtttaaaatgaattaccaTCAACGCATGTGATAATTTGCTCTCTGTACTGAAACACAGTTAGAAGTATAGAGGAAAATCCCCACTCGGTGGAGCTCAGCAGTATAACACAGAGCTGGGTGCGCTTAAGCTTTCACGCCAATGAACCAGATGCACTGAGCAGTCTGGTACCTCATCATTCCTGCTCCTCTCCAGGAAGTGCCGTGCCACGTGCGAGGGCAGGATGTTGTGAAGCAGGCACTCGTTGTGCTCCCGCAGCTCCTTCATGTCCTCCACTTCCTGTCGGGCCTGCATTCTCCACAGGAAGTCCAGCCTGGCCGTCGCCTCCAGCTGAGCAGGGAGCGAAaggtggggtgagggggaaAAGATTTTGCAAACACGAGAACAAAGCAGCCTCCGGATCGGACTTAATGCTTCATACTTAATGCAAGAATGAGAATCATAAGCCTTCTCTATCTGTAATGCACAGTTTCGGAATCCATGACTTAAAAAGGCGTTTGTGTCAGGAAGGGGATTAACAGACTTTCACAGAGGCcaacacagacagcaatgaCAACAGCACATCCATGTGTACTGAAAAAGTGGTGAGTGATGTTTTCTTACCTGCCGACTGTTGTAGAAAACAGCTATAACAAACATGGccagcagcagaacagaaatCCCCTTCCTCCTGAGAAACTGGGACCTGGAGGTAAGGGAAGGGATAGAAACCCCAAAGCTGAAACCACAGCTCCATCCACAGACACGGGCCTACATGGCTTATACAGATTCAGAAGCCTGGTTTGATTTAAAACATGGCTCAGTATAGGAGAAAACTTGGGCTCATTTCAGAGTATTGCCACATTAATAGTGTCTACTGACAGACACTGCTCTGGtagcatttaagaaaaaccTCCAGAGCTCTCCTGCGCTCCCTGCTTTTGTGAGTTCTGTGTGGCCACAAGAAGAGGAGAGGTCATGAAGGTCACAGGATCAGGCCAAAAGTGACACTAGTTTGGGTGATTAAGGTGAAAGGCATTACATTCAGATATGGGTGCCCCCCGGTTTCCCTGTGTGGTTTGCCTCCTTCGCTTGTACCTGTGTACATGACTGAGCTGGTGCTGATGGAGGAAGAGCATGTGGAAGGCCACCTCGATGAGGTAGGTGTAGACGGCAataaccagcagcagcaccgcCAGCTTCAGGAGGGAGCTCAGCCGGAGGAACACGGCGCACGACACCATGGCAACCACCCCGCTCAGGACAAAGAACTGCAGAGAAAGACGGAGAGGCAGGCAGTTACGCACACCATTCATCTACTGCAAAATCATATCAAATCCTATTAGGTCACTCAggttaatacattttacattatgatTACCATAAATAATCTGGCTCAACAAAATAATCTATTCATGGCAAaagttttgcctttttttgttactttgaaATGTGATCAATACAATTAACTGTAGGTCTAATTATAGTTCCCCATTCCAAAGTTAGCTgcttttttggggtggggggaggggtggtatTTCAGGGTTACATGAGTCTTAGCACATTAAACCTGTAGAAGTGTCAGCTCGGCAGGCAAATATCTGGTTGGGTAGAAGAACACAGATCCCTGCTGCAGTTCTCTCTCATTGAGAGCATATGCTGTCCCTGAGTAAGACTGTTCCTATATATAAGACTGTTCCTTATAGAGTCCACTCACCTCAGGGTCAGTACATATGTTAACTGGCCACTGGCTGGGTGGAGGCTGAGTACTCTTGTTGGTCCCATCTCCACTCTCTGCTTCCATCATGTGACACCACAGCTAGTCCATAAAGATAACATGCAAATCAGAAAGGGTTAGGTGCCATAACAAACAATGGTAACAGTTCAGAGGTCGTGCAGACCAGAGGGCTTCTGTCACAAAAACTGCAGAAGGTGTACAGTGACGACCACAAAGAATTGCTACTTGGCCAGTAGAGGGCATTCTTCCTTCTGGAATGAGTGAAATCCAATGCAATCCAGTGATGGGGACACAGTGTTACAGAATGCTACGTTATTAAACCTGGCTCCTGACTCCCTCTGATCATTGAGGATACTATGACCTGACTCTTTGTGATCATTAAAGATTCTATGACTCTCTTTGCAAGGAGAGATAACGTCAGCCCCCTGTATTCTGGCCAAATCCTCAATCTGGCTCTCTCAATCTGGCCACCTaatcatttattcagctggCACATCAATCTTTCCCTCTGCATCTGTGATGGTGTCTGGTGGGCGTTCTGGCGGCTGTCGTGCATCACCTGGGAGGTGGGAGGTGTCAGTGGGCATTGAGATCAGGGTCTCTACCCCTGTTTATAAAGCCATTGAAAAGCACTGCGCAGATGAACCAAGTAATCATTATTATATTCACTGCAGGAGCCACAGTGAAGAGGCAGCCTGAAGAGTGGTTTCACAGTCCAGGGTTCCTGATACTCCCAGCCTGGCTGAATCTAAGACTGAGTCTCATATCTAGAAAAGGCTTAATGTGTGAATTAGTCCTGGGTTGGTGGCTAACAGTTTGTGAAACACTAAATGGGGATCCTCTGAAAAAGATTGCAGCCATATAGAGATTTAGCTTTCATTGcttcctttttgtttctttcactgTACAATACTTCGATCGAGAAGGTGTAGCTCTGAGATACCTGATATACCATATTCTCATCTCAATTTAATTGAGTGATGGACTAGCTAGAGGATCATATTGAACGCTGTCATATTCTGTCTCAGTGATTGTCTCGATGTTGTTTTGTAACCTCATCTCTCAGATTAcctttttgtcttgtttgttcGATCTACAGAACTTTGAGTCGTGCCTGCATGTGATGAATATTTTTGGTGTGACAGCGAAAAATACTtactgaataatgaataatgaatataaaattcaGATGCCTATGATGAGACAGTATAATGatgtcttctttttgtttgcatCTAACACACCAATGAAGAAAGAGAGCAAACTACATGGGTGGATGTGTCCTGCTCTACGCTGGCTGAGGGCAGAAGGGACCGGGACCCACCATGTCGGAGGAGGCCATGCCGAAGTTGAGGGCCACAGCGGTGAGGGTGAGCAGGTTGCGGACGCTCTTGGTCTCGTGGATCCAGcagcagagctgctgcaggGCGGGCGGCGAGCACTTGAACTCCTCCGCCAGCGTGACCACCAGCAGGAGCAGGTACGCCGACAGGAAGCAGGCAAACTGCACCACCATGGGACACAGCCTAGGGGTGGGGGTCCGGACCatgaggaagggagggagggagggaggaaaagatgggagggagggacagagagaggtggggaggagacagggagagagacagggggagagacagagatagaaatATGATTTTTGTTATAGCCACAAAAACTAAGTCCATACACACTGCTTCCAAGGCCCCTAGACATTCATGCAGCATCTCTAAAATTCTGCTTTGTCAAGTATACATTGCTCACTGCAAACACGGAAACTAGATACTACAGTTGTAAAAGCTTAGAGTAGTTCTGTTTATAGAGCTCGCCAGACAAACCAGCAAGCAGTTGACTGGTTGAGTTACACCCAAGACCAACCAGCAAGGTGGAAGAAATGGCGCTGAACTGTGATTGGGTGGGCAAGGTTTGTGACTCACTTCGGAGCTGGGATGAGGGCCTGCACAGCCATGACGAAGAGGAGCATAATGAAGGAGCAGACCAAGTTGGACTTGAACATTTCATCTCTTAACTGGGAAAACTGGGAGATACAAGCACAGAGACCTACAGTAAAAACTAGTGATTCCAAGAGTTATAATCATAGCAAGGCCCAATCTATCTCTTCTACATCAGGATTTCGAGGACATATAGAAGCATGTCAACCTCCTAAtatgacattaatatttttacaaaagTTACAAGTACTTTTATGtttaaacatgaacatttaaCTGTGAAAATTATTAAGTACAgtgacagtgtagcacagtggagAAGGAGTAGCACTTGTATCAGACaggttcaattccttgctgAGACACTGCTATACTTGCctacacaattgcctcagtaaatgtccagctgtataaagggtTACGTGTGAAAactttaacctatgtaagctgctctggatgagagtgtctgctaaatgacaataatataactTAGTTACTGTTTTCTTCCACTGGGCATGCTCAAGATTGTGAGGAATTTGTTGCCATGATGGAGTAATGAACAGATTTCTGTTCGTTAtctcttttctgtcttcctcctctctggtGAGAGGAGCATCTGACACACCCCGCCCTCCTCCCCTGCACCTTGTCCTCGATGTGCGTGTCCTTGAAGACCAGGGTGACGGGCGTGATATGCTCCTTCCTCATGCGCTCGCTGCTCCGCACCTCGATGGCGTGCTCGATGCGTTTGTTGATCTCCCTGGAGCCCGAGCGCCGCGACGCCACCTGGTTCGGCAGCTGCTCCAGTGACCCGTTGGTGAAGGTGGCCAAGATCTGTGGGAATGAAGTCAGTGCAGTCAATGCAGGAACGATTACAGTCCCCTGCCGGGTGACAGAAGGCATCTGGGGGAGTACACGTATATTACAATTACGACTAACTGCAGAGCCTGGCTTAGTGTATATACATCAAGGACTGCAGAGATACAATTATGCTTTCGACACAATAATTCCCTGTAATGCATGTGGGAGTGTCAACTTAATTGCTTTATGATTAATTAACATAATAATCCAGACAATTCTAGGTGCAGTCATAATTACTATGGAtccagatgtttttgtttttgttgctgaatGACTATAGCCTGAATAGATCCTAATGTAGATGTACCAATAAACCTTACCCTAGCTGACATTATTTTATCTATACCCCTTATACCAGctatttttctctcctttctttaaaatacaACTTTCATTTCCTCCATGCACAGCTCTGAGGTCAGTGTGAGACTTTGTGTGCCCTGCTGATTCAGTGGGCAGTGTGGGTCCGAAATGAGATTTAACCCAGCCCGCAATTACTGTAGCTCTCTGGTGGTTCTgagggcagtgtgtgtctgaaataaGAATTCACAGCTCTGAGGTCAGTGTGAGAGTTTGCACTCTCCTGGCTCAGTGGGCAGTGTGGCTCTGAAGTGACAGCTAACACAGTCCTGAGGTCAGTGTGAGAGCTCGCTGTCTGCTGGTTTCCGCGAGCAGCACGGGTCTGGAGTGAAAGCTCACACAGTTCATGTCGATGATGTTGCCGAAGGGCAGCTCGGCGCTCCAGGAGTTGCTGCTGGGCCGGCGGGCCTTAGGTGGCTCCACGTCCCCTTTGTCTGCCTCGGTGTGGCAGATGAGGAAGGTGTCGATGTTGTGCTTGCGCAGGAACTCATTGCGCTCGTGACCACGCCCATCCTCAGTTTCATAGCTGCCTTCCAGGCAGTCCAGGGTGGCTCGGGAGATGTGGATCCGGCTAGGGAGAGCACCAGAAAACAGTAAGAGCAGAGTCACTTTGACTTTAATCACACGTTACGGAATCTTGGAGGGCTACAGTGTCTATAGGACCATGGCCTTCAATGTCAAAGTACAGCTCACTGTATCAATCAGTCTTTTAATAATAAAGGACATGACATCATTAACTGTCCTAGAAGTACAGCAGGGCTGGCACTCTCACCCTGGGATGCCCCCTGCCTCCAGCATGTTGGCGACGCCCACGTCCCAGGACCACACATCGAACTGCCACTTTTGAAGACCCAGCACGCCGCACAGAACCGAGCCCGAGTGGATCCCGATGCGCATGTCCATGTCGTGGTTCAGCTGCTTCCTCACGTACCTGAGAGGGGGAAACAGACGGGGTCAGCCGGTGAGACAGCAACCGAGCCGCCATCAGAGCTGAAATAAGTGTCATTCAGGagttctctgtgtctgacatGCATGGAGATGTTTCAAATGTCTTCATAACTGACATGTTTCCATTTTGAAGAgtctgtgatgtatggtagtgtgtcCCCTAtgctgtctagtcaggttgtagatgttaacttgtggtagggcttgagtAGAGTTATTCTCACATTCATGGGTCTCGCagtattgttagcctggtctaacactgttgctcattcaacttgactggatacacttctgttctgttgtgctggaagtcgctctggataacacctaaatgcatgtaatgtaatgtaaagagtcAATGTTAGTAAAATCTTTGAAATAAGAGCTTCTTCTACTCTCTTCTGTTCAACCAACGCCAATTAATCAGCATGACTGAACGCTAAAGCTGTGGTATATGCTGTATACATGAATGTGCATATATTAGGCACACAGATCTGAGGGAAGGTATGACAGTCCCTGAGGCTGCTCATGCTTGGCTGCCTGCCAGCGCTGCAGCAGGGGGTCCGCGGGAGGCACTGACCGTATGGTGCTGATCATGGCCAGCCCCATCTCCACGCAGCAGCGGGCGTGGGCGCGCTCGGGCTCCGGCACGCCCGACACACAGTAGTAGCAGTCGCCCAGGATCTTGATGCGCATACAGTGGTGCTCCTACgggacacagaggagaacaCTGAGCCGGGGTGGGGAGATGTCGCGAGTGACACGGCCGACACACTCAGAACAGAAGTACACTGAGCTACAGAAGTTCAGTACAAGAGTGACTGCTATGCAATTGAAAGGCcttttaaatcacatttgttcaaatgacattttcagcataGAAACAGGTGGTAAGGGCATCCAAATTACATGGCTGGAGAatacacactctcatacacatccacacacacgcacacatacacacacacacaaacactcatgcacacaagCCCACATACTCATGAAAaacctcatacacacacacacacacacacacactctcatgcacacatacatgtacacacactctcataaacacaaatacactctcATAAACTCTTATACAAACACTCGCTGGCTCGACGCTAAATGTCACTCTCACCTCTGCCAGGCGATCGAAGCGGCCGAAGAGCTCGTTGAGAGTGCGCACCAACTCCTGAGCAGACAGAGTCATGGACAGCATGGTGAAGCCCTTGATATCAGCAAAGAGgatgctgtgtgagagagaaagcggTCAGGGAAAGCCAGCTATCACTGGGAGTGGTGTGAGTCTGTATGTGCAACGATGTGCTATACAGCCTCCAATCTCTGTCCCTGAAAGAGAAGTGTCAATTGATTTCAATTATAGAATATAATTGTAAAACTCTTCTATTCACCCTCTCTCAAATGAAATGGTAATAATTAACTTAAAACAGTGACCTCATAGCTCAATACAGCAACATTCTTATTATTAAACTTATTTGCATTACTGGTCATTGGAAAGCAGTGTTAATACATTGGAGGCTAATGGCAATCTGGCAACCTTTGTTGTGAATTTGCTCATCCAATATATGATATGGGTATTAAATACAAGCTTGAAGTTTGATTTGCCAGATACGGGGAATAAAAGCTCACACAGATTGTGAAATATGATTACGTTTCTGGCTGGAAGCTGAAAAGCTCAAAGACACCAGCAGGTGCTGTCAtggaaaaacatatttgtgGAATGAGGGTGACTTTGGAACAACCGCACTCCTGGATATTGATGTCTGGTGTACAACACTGAATGTAATTCTGcccaaatataaaaatatggcTTTAGAGCTGGATATGCCAACACAGGAACTTTACATATGTAGCAAAAAGCAGGGAACAagggatatacagtatatctggcccactgctgttgtactcttaggcaaggtactttaGTAGTTATCGagttatataaatggatgaaattgtaacctatgtgtatgtaagttgctctggataagagtgtctgctaaatgacaataatgtaatgtaaacataatgtaaaCGTAACGTAAATGGTGTATTTTACTATTAGTTATGAGGTTTTCCATTGTTGTCAGAAACAGTGATAATCGGAAAAAAGGACTTTGTTCCCTGGCTGACTGACCTGACATCTTTGTACTGGTGAATGTAGATCTTGTGGAACTGTTGGGGCACAAGCTCGTCATCCATAGAGCTCATGTCTGCTATCATCTCCAAGGCAACAAAGCGAGGCAAGATGGATAGCACCAATCGCTCCTGTAGACACGCACAATAAACTTTTAATTtcctgcgcgcacacactctcataagcattcacacattcacacgcacacacactcacgcaaagcacacaatacacagaagcacacatactcacgcaAACCCTcataaacacacgcacgcacgcacgtgcatacacacacacacacacacactcatgcccatacatgtacatgtacacacattctCATATGCATCTACACAAATACAGTCTCGTAAAATCTTACAcgaacacgcatacacaaacacacgcagacacacacaggcactaaCACAGCACTCAGCCTTAAATAGGCCATCAGACATTAGAGATGCGTTCTGGAACATTTTGACTTGCCAGTAGCTCCTTGTGGGTAAACAGTTATTTTCATCTTAAGGAGCTTAGGGATTATAttgaaaaggaaatggaaatacCCGCCTAACAGTTGTAcacatttgtgttgtgtgtgatcACCAAACGCTCTAcactgtgaattattttttgttttcattgctgcaCGCTAGATTTCCCCAAGCAGCCTGCAGTGCCTGTGAAATGAGCGCGCGGCACGGCAGAGGCGAGTGCACGTGTAATGTCGGTTTGGGTGAAACGCGGTCCCCTGACCTGCCTCTGGTTCTCCCGCTCCAGCTTCACCCGCCCCTCGACGCAGCGCCGGGTCTCCAGGAAGGCCTGCCTCTGGGCGCGGTCTGAGAGGTAGTGGATGAACAGGCCCGCCGTGTTCATGCCCATGTACAGGAGTCCCTTGGCCAGCACCTGAGGACACACAGGTAAGTATGGGGTCTGCGCATTTATGCCCGCATGGGCAGTACATTCCCTCCAAATCCTGCAGAGAGTATAACTAACACGGATACTAATTCAGAGCTGTGATTTGTCCATTTTGACAGGGTTCAGTAAAAGAGTGGCTAGGGGTGCCATGTTTGGATGCCAAGTTTAAGAGCACCTGATGTATTCCATCATTATCGCAGTTCCTAGTCCCTACAGACATAGAGTCACTTCACTTcaattgtatgtattttgaaaattggAAAAGAAGTGGCTCCAGAACAGTGTTTCACAGTCCTGCTACGGGAGCTGCACTATATGTGCTAAGTTTTGTTCCACCTTAATTGAATATTGATGTGTATGTAAACTTGAATAACTCTAGCTCAAACTACTGAACAAGCTCTCTTTATATATTGGCCTTGAAAACAACCTCTGGGCAACTATTTCAAGATTAATTGgttcttcattttattcatcCAGAATCTGAAACAGCTGATTGACTGACTAacttgattaaaatgaacagttaTCTGCATGTCTAATCTGTTTAAGGGCACAAATGAATACAAGTAAGTTGATGGTTAGATAACTGatgtcaaatccagatcagtATCCacttaacagctcaatcaaattaattaattaagaacTCAGTTGGCAGAGAAACAAGAATACACAGTTTGCCCTCAATACCAGGGTTGGCATGATACAGTTCAGAAGCCCTGTGTGACTTTCTTAGACACCTCATGTGGCTCTAACAACCCAATGCATACTTTAGGCTGGATCCTTTTTaagagggatgtgtgtgtggctattTTTGTTTAGGGTGTTTGCTAAATGTGGCTCATGAGTTATGTAGGTCTAAGAACCACTGGTACTATGTatactttcatttgaaataccAGATTACAGATGAAATAGTACATATGTACATGAATATGGCATATACATACCATATTCATAGTTGGTATAAGAATAGAGATTTCAAGTGACAGCACCAGGCCAAAGCTCACTACTATAATCAGCACATTCAATACTGCGACAAAATGAGTCCTATTTCTGCTGCATGTTCTTTTCTCCTGTGTCTCCTCCTGTCTGAATCTGATCTAAATCTGGGGTGGGTGATTCTTGTCCCAGAGGACAGATTTATAGCAGTGCTTGATTCATGCATACCGTTCATTTCAAAGGGCTGCTTATTCCAAATTAGAGGCACAGGAGATTCATGAGCTAAATTTAACACTTTTGTGGAGTAGAAATAACCAGCCCCGCCGCTTTGAAAGGACTAATATTACCATCACTTCCTTGCCTTGCGGTATTTGTTTGAGAGCTCATTACTGTGAGAATAATGGCAAACAGGACCGTACCACTTAGCACATTATTCACCTTTCTGAGCAGAGCTGGGTCATTGTAGTGACACAGAGCCACCACCAGGAGGTGCAGCGCGGAAGTGAGCGAGCCGGCGCAGATGGACCAGAGCAGGGGCAGTGGGAGCAGGGTGTAGGTGGCGAAGAGGGTGAAGAGCACGTACCAGGACTGGTCCCTTTCCAGCCCGTAGGCCAGGCCACCCAGCACCTGCACCGTCTGGGAGAGCCAGCTGGCCACACCCGCATAACGCAGGTACTGCGGGCACATGGCCCCCTTGTACGTCAGcaccagcacacagagcaccatcCCCAGGGCCATGAAGAGGCCCGTCAGCCAGCCCCGCACGGGGTCCACCACCTCCGGCGCCACCACCAGGTAGATGAGGATGATGTGCAGCTTGGTGACGATGTCGATGACGTTGGTGACCACCAGCGAGGTGCGGCGCTGGCCGGAGGAGAAGTGCTGGTAGAGCTTCTCCAGGT
This window harbors:
- the LOC118792454 gene encoding adenylate cyclase type 8-like; the protein is MVTFQEPQCPNPRTMQLQQPLSFQTAPLSPGLRRKQLMWQNAVKHIISQRELAQQVGVEPARKILITDACIDEINRQIRSKASRGGVHKRRVSVARVHPSHERASTSTQSSGDFISDADFFVSWGSSVRGVYLPTLHHTFKSRDLEKLYQHFSSGQRRTSLVVTNVIDIVTKLHIILIYLVVAPEVVDPVRGWLTGLFMALGMVLCVLVLTYKGAMCPQYLRYAGVASWLSQTVQVLGGLAYGLERDQSWYVLFTLFATYTLLPLPLLWSICAGSLTSALHLLVVALCHYNDPALLRKVLAKGLLYMGMNTAGLFIHYLSDRAQRQAFLETRRCVEGRVKLERENQRQERLVLSILPRFVALEMIADMSSMDDELVPQQFHKIYIHQYKDVSILFADIKGFTMLSMTLSAQELVRTLNELFGRFDRLAEEHHCMRIKILGDCYYCVSGVPEPERAHARCCVEMGLAMISTIRYVRKQLNHDMDMRIGIHSGSVLCGVLGLQKWQFDVWSWDVGVANMLEAGGIPGRIHISRATLDCLEGSYETEDGRGHERNEFLRKHNIDTFLICHTEADKGDVEPPKARRPSSNSWSAELPFGNIIDMNCILATFTNGSLEQLPNQVASRRSGSREINKRIEHAIEVRSSERMRKEHITPVTLVFKDTHIEDKFSQLRDEMFKSNLVCSFIMLLFVMAVQALIPAPKLCPMVVQFACFLSAYLLLLVVTLAEEFKCSPPALQQLCCWIHETKSVRNLLTLTAVALNFGMASSDMLWCHMMEAESGDGTNKSTQPPPSQWPVNICTDPEFFVLSGVVAMVSCAVFLRLSSLLKLAVLLLVIAVYTYLIEVAFHMLFLHQHQLSHVHRSQFLRRKGISVLLLAMFVIAVFYNSRQLEATARLDFLWRMQARQEVEDMKELREHNECLLHNILPSHVARHFLERSRNDEDLYSQSYDEVGVMFASIPGFNDYYEQMEIKQQGVECLRLLNEIIADFDELLEESYFNDIEKIKTIGSSYMAASGLSPDRQGDKWNHLSELVLFALAMQETLREINKHSSNNFQLRVGIAHGPVVAGVIGATKPQYDIWGTTVNLASRMDSTGVSGRIQVPEATRRILMEWGFVLELRGEIFIKGVSEQQGRVRTYFISSRGQASALSNPDKPPSYGRGGGGGRNSLAAVVFGLVQARHREKLREANGAFALPQQQQQNNQKV